From Novosphingobium resinovorum, the proteins below share one genomic window:
- a CDS encoding sigma-54-dependent transcriptional regulator, giving the protein MNDRAPGQARRVALVEDDADLRISTAQVLSLAGFVVESFAAAPPALEAIDADWPGIVVSDVRMPHMSGTELFRALHERDPDLPVILVTGHGDVAMAVDALKAGAWDFLTKPFDPQALVAAADRAATARGLALDNRRLRAAAQGDAASGLIGESAAIRRLREMIPTLANADIDLFIEGETGTGKELLARLIHRAGKRSRQRFMAVACGALPEALEDELFAPMGEASIASVVRGTLFLDDIDQASRRLQARLTPLVEERVLRSPGAREPLPLDLRVIATGGTDEGDLSEKITPGLFYRLAALRLRMPPLRERREDVPALFAHLAGAAATRLRLPLPMMTGAVRHHLSSHDWPGNVRELAHFAERFVLGLEDAAAEPASVPAGDTLPQRLDAFERDTIVAAVLGTKGEIGAAIKRLGIPRKTFYYKVHKHGIDLATLRKGGR; this is encoded by the coding sequence ATGAACGACCGCGCACCGGGACAGGCGAGGCGCGTGGCGCTTGTCGAGGACGATGCGGATCTGCGCATCTCGACGGCGCAGGTGCTGTCGCTTGCGGGCTTCGTCGTCGAGAGCTTTGCCGCTGCGCCACCCGCGCTGGAGGCCATCGACGCCGATTGGCCGGGGATCGTCGTGTCGGACGTCCGTATGCCCCATATGTCGGGGACCGAACTGTTTCGAGCGCTGCACGAGCGTGATCCGGACCTGCCGGTCATCCTCGTCACCGGGCATGGCGACGTGGCGATGGCGGTGGATGCGCTCAAGGCGGGGGCATGGGACTTCCTGACCAAGCCTTTCGATCCGCAGGCGCTGGTCGCGGCGGCCGACCGGGCGGCGACTGCGCGGGGATTGGCGCTTGATAACCGGCGGTTGCGCGCGGCGGCGCAGGGGGATGCTGCTTCGGGGCTGATCGGCGAGTCCGCCGCCATACGCCGCCTGCGCGAAATGATCCCGACCCTCGCCAATGCCGATATCGACCTGTTCATCGAGGGGGAGACGGGAACCGGCAAGGAACTGCTGGCGCGCCTCATCCACCGCGCAGGCAAGCGTTCGCGCCAGCGCTTCATGGCTGTCGCCTGCGGCGCGCTGCCCGAGGCGCTGGAGGATGAACTCTTCGCGCCGATGGGGGAGGCAAGCATCGCCTCGGTCGTGCGGGGCACGCTGTTCCTCGACGATATCGACCAGGCTTCGCGGCGCCTGCAGGCGCGGCTGACCCCGCTCGTCGAGGAGCGGGTGCTGCGCAGTCCCGGCGCGCGCGAGCCGCTGCCGCTGGACTTGCGGGTGATCGCGACGGGCGGGACGGACGAAGGCGACTTGTCCGAGAAGATCACGCCGGGCCTGTTCTATCGCCTTGCCGCGTTGCGCCTGCGGATGCCGCCCTTGCGTGAGAGGCGGGAGGACGTACCGGCGTTGTTCGCCCACCTCGCAGGAGCCGCCGCGACCCGGCTGCGGTTGCCCTTGCCGATGATGACCGGGGCCGTGCGGCACCATCTTTCCAGCCACGACTGGCCCGGCAACGTCCGCGAACTGGCCCATTTCGCCGAGCGCTTCGTGCTGGGGCTGGAGGATGCCGCAGCCGAGCCTGCAAGCGTCCCTGCCGGCGACACGCTGCCGCAGCGCCTAGATGCGTTCGAGCGCGATACCATCGTCGCGGCCGTGCTGGGTACGAAGGGAGAGATCGGCGCGGCGATCAAGCGGCTCGGCATCCCGCGCAAGACCTTCTACTACAAGGTTCACAAGCACGGGATCGACCTGGCGACGCTGCGCAAGGGCGGGCGCTGA
- a CDS encoding glycosyl transferase, protein MLQGAIERLADPAVPQKLCFFFNAQLHHVLHAMPLAIELARDPRFAVDVVAMTHDHIAMARDIARRHGASTIRFVQVEGPMLSAFTRLAGSATPPKLVALAAARGRLAEYDAIVVPERTSLLLRHAGLKRTCFIHTCHGAGDRAVGYDRRIRQFDFVLLAGDKQRRRMLDKGLIREGHYAVVGYGKFDLTRDRAPARLFPQDRPVVLYNPHFSPKLSSWPGMGLDVVRQFAEDGRFNLIVAPHIRMYDGRRRRERMERRLEEFSRLPHVHIDLGSAASVDMSYTRMAAVYLGDVSSQIYEFVVRPRPCLFLNAHGANWQGNPSYRHWHYGPVHEDADHIVEKVAHAIASHGAYAAVQQKGIEDTFDREGRSASERAGRAVADYLTSRLRHGTMPRTTSFGFGRGSALAHE, encoded by the coding sequence ATGCTCCAAGGAGCGATCGAGCGGCTTGCCGACCCCGCGGTGCCGCAAAAACTTTGCTTTTTCTTCAACGCGCAGTTGCACCACGTCCTGCACGCGATGCCGCTTGCCATAGAACTTGCCCGCGATCCGCGCTTTGCGGTGGACGTCGTTGCGATGACGCACGATCATATCGCGATGGCGCGCGACATAGCGCGGCGGCATGGGGCTTCGACGATCCGTTTCGTGCAGGTCGAAGGGCCGATGCTCTCTGCCTTCACGCGACTGGCAGGTTCCGCCACGCCGCCCAAGCTGGTCGCGCTCGCCGCCGCGCGGGGGCGGCTTGCCGAATATGATGCGATCGTGGTGCCCGAGCGCACTTCGCTGCTGCTGCGGCATGCCGGATTGAAGCGTACCTGCTTCATTCACACCTGCCACGGCGCCGGTGACAGGGCGGTCGGCTACGACCGCCGCATCCGCCAGTTCGACTTCGTTCTTCTGGCCGGTGACAAGCAGCGTCGCCGCATGCTGGACAAGGGCCTCATTCGAGAGGGCCACTATGCCGTCGTCGGCTACGGCAAGTTCGACCTGACCCGGGATCGCGCGCCCGCGCGGCTGTTCCCGCAGGATCGGCCGGTGGTGCTGTACAACCCGCATTTTTCCCCGAAGCTGTCGTCATGGCCGGGCATGGGTCTCGACGTCGTGCGCCAGTTCGCCGAGGACGGGCGCTTCAACCTGATCGTGGCGCCGCATATCCGGATGTATGACGGTCGCCGTCGCCGCGAACGGATGGAACGCCGGTTGGAGGAATTCTCCCGTCTGCCGCACGTCCATATCGATCTCGGCAGTGCGGCGAGCGTCGATATGAGCTATACCCGGATGGCCGCGGTTTATCTGGGTGACGTCAGCAGCCAGATCTACGAATTCGTCGTGCGGCCGCGTCCCTGTCTGTTTCTCAACGCGCATGGTGCCAATTGGCAGGGCAATCCGAGCTATCGGCACTGGCATTACGGCCCCGTTCACGAAGACGCGGATCATATCGTTGAAAAAGTCGCCCATGCCATCGCCTCGCACGGCGCTTATGCCGCAGTCCAGCAGAAGGGGATCGAGGATACTTTCGACCGCGAGGGGCGCAGTGCATCGGAGCGGGCGGGACGGGCGGTCGCGGATTACCTGACCTCACGCCTCAGACACGGGACCATGCCGCGGACGACGTCGTTCGGCTTTGGTCGCGGGAGTGCGCTCGCCCATGAATGA
- a CDS encoding glycosyltransferase family 4 protein yields MNDAAAIWLVARVHAPDEGGVQTYVAQVARAYARGGRRVTVFAKSSAGPRRITEDDITLVDVGPGAQMMVYLRLAIAMIRAWMAGARPCVIHACTWRAAIPALLFPRPLIVTVHGREVGRPSKGAFRLMRAVLAHATRIIAVSDATRRLLLARAPDLAARCAIAWNGVVLPVEERQEPANARPRVMTVCRLVSRKNVPAAVHAVANCRNEGVALDYAVIGRGPDEDAIRAALEAAGAAAGSELGITVMTGYVEDAELAEHHRTADIFLHPQIALEDGAEMEGFGISVADAMAHGIACIVGQDGGPGELVRDGVTGLVVDGRDPGAVRAALALLARDAVYRRRLAENGRLFARENFSWDRHCRLALEGLVADGVEEDGRQQEQLTPSLN; encoded by the coding sequence ATGAATGATGCTGCTGCCATATGGCTCGTCGCGCGGGTTCACGCGCCGGACGAAGGCGGGGTGCAGACGTACGTTGCACAGGTTGCGCGCGCCTATGCGCGCGGTGGGCGACGGGTCACCGTTTTCGCAAAGTCTTCGGCAGGGCCGCGCCGGATAACGGAGGATGACATCACTCTTGTCGATGTCGGCCCGGGTGCGCAAATGATGGTCTATCTACGGCTCGCAATAGCCATGATACGCGCATGGATGGCCGGGGCACGCCCTTGTGTGATCCATGCGTGCACATGGCGCGCGGCGATACCGGCCCTCCTGTTTCCGCGCCCGCTTATCGTCACCGTGCACGGTCGAGAAGTCGGCCGTCCCTCGAAGGGAGCATTCCGGTTGATGCGTGCGGTGCTGGCGCACGCGACGCGGATCATTGCGGTCAGTGACGCCACGCGCCGCCTGTTGCTCGCTCGTGCGCCGGACCTTGCCGCTCGATGCGCTATTGCCTGGAATGGCGTGGTCCTGCCGGTAGAGGAGAGGCAGGAGCCCGCCAATGCCCGGCCGCGCGTCATGACGGTGTGCCGTCTGGTCTCTCGCAAGAATGTGCCCGCCGCCGTGCATGCGGTTGCCAACTGCCGGAACGAAGGCGTGGCGCTCGATTACGCGGTGATCGGTCGCGGTCCTGACGAGGATGCCATTCGCGCGGCGTTGGAAGCCGCTGGGGCCGCAGCCGGGAGCGAACTGGGCATTACGGTGATGACCGGATATGTCGAGGATGCGGAACTGGCGGAGCATCACCGGACCGCCGACATATTCCTTCATCCACAGATCGCGCTGGAGGACGGCGCGGAGATGGAAGGCTTCGGTATCAGTGTCGCCGATGCGATGGCGCATGGCATCGCCTGCATCGTCGGCCAGGACGGGGGGCCGGGCGAACTCGTGCGCGACGGCGTGACCGGGCTGGTCGTCGATGGTCGCGATCCCGGAGCGGTCCGCGCCGCACTGGCGCTGCTCGCGCGCGATGCCGTCTATCGGCGCCGCCTTGCCGAAAACGGTCGCCTGTTTGCGCGCGAGAATTTCAGTTGGGATCGCCACTGCCGCCTCGCCCTCGAAGGTCTCGTCGCCGATGGGGTCGAAGAGGATGGTCGTCAGCAGGAACAACTCACGCCTTCGTTGAATTAG
- a CDS encoding alpha-hydroxy acid oxidase: MSPQPPFSAIPADLRTLADYERRAEAHLMPEVWRHIQEGAGREITLSENRAAFDRIGLLPRAMARLDGSTEIELFGRRHASPILLAPLAYQRLAHPEGELACVRASTALDTGMVVSTLSSMPLEDIAAAAHAIARDLGKAPAPLWFQLYLQPEREHSLQLVRRAEAAGYEAIVLTVDAALKPAGIRLPPGVDAVNLAGMPRPTQTSVPGGRILLGTPLSDAAPGWDDLAWLREATRLPILVKGLLLGEDAARAVDEGADALIVSNHGGRVLDGLPSPVDLIQTVAEATQGRVPLLLDGGVRMGTDVVKALALGASAVLIGRPQMHALAVAGMPGIAHMIHLLRTELEAAMAQLGCPNRALLGPDRLVALGR; encoded by the coding sequence GTGAGCCCGCAGCCGCCGTTTTCCGCCATTCCCGCGGACTTGCGCACCCTTGCCGATTACGAGCGACGCGCCGAAGCCCACCTGATGCCCGAGGTCTGGCGGCACATCCAGGAAGGCGCGGGCCGCGAGATTACGCTGTCCGAGAACCGCGCCGCCTTCGACCGCATCGGCTTGCTCCCCCGCGCCATGGCGAGGCTCGACGGCAGCACGGAAATCGAGCTGTTCGGCCGCCGCCATGCCTCCCCGATCCTGCTGGCCCCGCTGGCCTACCAACGCCTTGCCCACCCCGAGGGCGAACTCGCCTGCGTCCGCGCCTCCACCGCGCTCGACACCGGCATGGTCGTGAGCACGCTGTCGAGCATGCCGCTGGAGGACATCGCCGCCGCCGCCCATGCCATCGCCCGCGATCTCGGCAAGGCGCCCGCTCCACTGTGGTTCCAACTCTACCTCCAGCCCGAGCGCGAGCACAGCCTGCAACTCGTCCGCCGGGCGGAGGCGGCCGGCTACGAGGCCATCGTCCTGACCGTCGATGCGGCGCTGAAGCCCGCCGGGATCAGGCTTCCGCCGGGCGTCGATGCGGTCAATCTGGCCGGAATGCCGCGCCCGACCCAGACTTCCGTGCCCGGCGGCCGGATCCTGCTCGGCACCCCGCTCTCCGATGCGGCGCCGGGGTGGGACGACCTCGCGTGGCTGCGCGAAGCGACCCGTCTGCCGATCCTCGTCAAGGGCCTGCTGCTGGGCGAGGATGCCGCCCGCGCCGTCGACGAAGGCGCCGACGCCCTCATCGTCTCCAACCACGGCGGCCGTGTTCTCGACGGCCTGCCGAGCCCTGTCGATCTTATCCAGACCGTCGCCGAAGCCACGCAAGGCCGCGTGCCGCTGCTGCTCGACGGCGGCGTGCGCATGGGGACCGACGTGGTCAAGGCACTGGCTCTGGGTGCTAGCGCCGTGCTCATCGGCAGGCCGCAGATGCATGCTCTCGCGGTGGCCGGGATGCCCGGCATCGCGCACATGATCCACCTGCTGCGCACGGAGCTGGAAGCGGCGATGGCGCAACTCGGCTGTCCGAACCGCGCCCTGCTCGGCCCCGACCGGCTGGTCGCGCTCGGACGCTGA
- a CDS encoding Fe2+-dependent dioxygenase: protein MVIEIPDLFDSAEVREIRSALGAADWADGRATAGHRAAKVKENEQLPLDHPLAKQLAERVLARLAQTPLFIAAALPARVLQPRFSRYDGRGHYGNHVDNAIFPIPGTGEHLRSDVSSTLFLSDPEEYDGGELVIEDMFGTHTAKLPAGSLIVYPGSSLHRVMPVTRGVRFVSFFWTQSFVASPEKRRLMFELDGAIQSVATDHPEHASIDTLTQVYHNLLRQWSAT, encoded by the coding sequence ATGGTCATCGAAATCCCCGATCTGTTCGACTCCGCCGAAGTGCGCGAAATCCGCAGTGCACTGGGAGCCGCCGACTGGGCGGACGGCCGCGCCACCGCCGGTCACCGCGCCGCAAAAGTCAAGGAAAACGAGCAGTTACCGCTCGACCATCCCCTCGCCAAGCAACTGGCCGAGCGCGTCCTCGCCCGGCTGGCGCAGACCCCGCTGTTCATCGCCGCCGCCCTGCCCGCCCGCGTCCTGCAGCCCCGTTTCAGCCGCTACGACGGGCGCGGCCACTACGGCAATCACGTCGACAACGCGATCTTCCCGATCCCCGGAACCGGCGAGCACCTCCGCTCCGACGTATCGAGCACCCTGTTCCTCTCCGACCCCGAGGAATACGACGGCGGCGAACTCGTCATCGAGGACATGTTCGGTACGCACACGGCCAAATTGCCCGCCGGAAGCCTGATCGTATATCCCGGTTCCAGCCTCCACCGGGTCATGCCGGTGACGCGCGGCGTGCGCTTCGTCTCGTTTTTCTGGACCCAGAGCTTCGTCGCCTCGCCCGAGAAGCGGCGGCTGATGTTCGAACTGGACGGCGCGATCCAGTCTGTCGCGACGGATCATCCCGAGCATGCCTCGATCGATACCCTCACCCAAGTCTACCACAACCTGCTGCGCCAGTGGTCGGCGACGTGA
- a CDS encoding FAD:protein FMN transferase, with protein MRLAVPLEIDAASLATWRQGVPVIELGGETMGTTWRIQLAPPPGFDRDAASRAIEARLEDILAQMSHWRADSVLGRFNRASAGEWFTLPADFSAVIEAALAVAERSAGAFDPAIGALVDAWGHGPVTIDRPPTTEEIEQARAVSGFLRLAYEPDTRRLRQAGGLRLDLSGIAKGYAVDALTALLAGMDCHHALVEIGGELVGRGLRPDGDPWWVDLETPTQDVAPLRVALHQLAVATSGDYVRGFHTIDPRSGMPVEHAMAVSVIHSSAMLADAWATAFSVLSPAAVHALATRECLYVRSTCRYGTGSTEWISPALAAMIDAEDEVPA; from the coding sequence ATGCGCCTCGCCGTTCCGCTTGAAATCGACGCAGCCTCGCTCGCCACATGGCGGCAGGGCGTGCCGGTGATCGAACTGGGCGGCGAGACCATGGGCACGACATGGCGCATCCAGCTCGCCCCGCCCCCCGGCTTTGACCGGGACGCGGCGAGCCGCGCGATCGAGGCGCGGCTCGAGGACATCCTCGCGCAGATGAGCCACTGGCGTGCGGATTCGGTGCTGGGCCGGTTCAACCGGGCGAGCGCAGGCGAATGGTTCACCCTTCCCGCCGACTTCAGCGCGGTGATCGAAGCCGCCCTCGCCGTGGCAGAGCGATCGGCCGGGGCCTTCGATCCCGCGATCGGCGCCCTCGTCGATGCCTGGGGTCATGGTCCGGTAACGATCGACCGCCCGCCCACCACCGAAGAGATCGAGCAGGCCCGCGCGGTCTCCGGCTTCCTACGCCTCGCCTACGAACCGGACACGCGGCGGCTTCGCCAGGCCGGCGGCCTGCGGCTCGACTTGTCGGGCATCGCCAAGGGCTACGCCGTCGATGCGCTGACCGCGCTGCTCGCCGGGATGGACTGCCACCATGCGCTCGTCGAGATCGGCGGTGAACTGGTCGGACGCGGCCTGCGTCCCGATGGCGACCCGTGGTGGGTGGACCTCGAAACGCCGACGCAGGACGTCGCCCCGCTGCGGGTCGCGCTGCACCAATTGGCAGTGGCGACCTCGGGCGATTACGTACGCGGTTTCCACACGATCGATCCTCGCAGTGGAATGCCGGTCGAGCATGCCATGGCGGTCAGCGTGATCCACTCCAGCGCTATGCTCGCAGACGCCTGGGCTACCGCGTTCAGCGTGCTCTCGCCTGCCGCCGTGCACGCCTTGGCGACCCGTGAGTGCCTTTATGTACGCTCTACGTGCCGTTATGGCACCGGCTCAACCGAATGGATCAGCCCCGCCCTTGCCGCCATGATCGACGCCGAGGACGAAGTTCCGGCTTGA
- a CDS encoding DUF4198 domain-containing protein translates to MRFRSILIAAAASSMLATPALAHRMWLLPSTSTLASTNEYVTVDAAVSNDLFYPDHVAMDPAQVSVWAPDGTDGKVENASKGRHRGTFDVALNKAGTWKIGMERASVMGTFKVGTEEWRVGGRGRPQGAPGGPGAGAPAGAPPAGGPGGPGGPGGQPPRMVPTVADIPANATDIKLTEVTSRNFVYITAGEPSKVALTGKGLEFDPVTHPDELVSDEEGSFRFLIDGKPAAGIKVEVVPGGKKYRTAEDAQELTTGPDGVVKVKWPVAGWYWLNASVEDTKPADKKASARRMSFTTTLEVVAP, encoded by the coding sequence ATGCGCTTCCGCTCCATCCTGATCGCCGCCGCGGCATCTTCCATGCTGGCAACGCCTGCCCTTGCGCACCGCATGTGGCTGCTGCCCTCGACCAGCACGCTTGCCAGCACCAACGAATATGTCACCGTCGACGCCGCCGTGTCGAACGACCTGTTCTACCCCGACCATGTCGCCATGGACCCGGCGCAAGTCTCGGTCTGGGCACCCGACGGCACCGATGGCAAAGTCGAGAACGCGTCCAAGGGCCGCCATCGCGGCACTTTCGACGTCGCGCTGAACAAGGCGGGCACCTGGAAGATCGGCATGGAGCGCGCCTCGGTGATGGGCACCTTCAAGGTCGGTACCGAGGAATGGCGCGTGGGCGGTCGTGGCCGTCCGCAGGGCGCACCGGGTGGTCCGGGCGCGGGCGCACCTGCCGGAGCCCCTCCGGCCGGTGGTCCCGGCGGCCCCGGAGGTCCGGGTGGCCAGCCGCCGCGCATGGTGCCGACCGTAGCCGACATCCCCGCCAACGCGACCGACATCAAGCTGACCGAAGTGACCTCGCGCAACTTTGTCTACATCACTGCCGGTGAGCCGAGCAAGGTCGCCCTCACCGGCAAGGGACTGGAATTCGATCCGGTCACGCACCCCGACGAACTCGTCTCGGACGAGGAAGGCAGCTTCCGCTTCCTGATCGACGGCAAGCCCGCCGCCGGCATCAAGGTCGAAGTCGTCCCCGGCGGCAAGAAGTACCGGACGGCCGAGGATGCGCAGGAGCTGACCACCGGCCCCGACGGCGTCGTCAAGGTCAAGTGGCCGGTCGCCGGCTGGTACTGGCTGAACGCCAGCGTCGAGGACACCAAGCCCGCCGACAAGAAGGCCAGCGCCCGCCGTATGTCCTTCACCACCACGCTCGAAGTCGTCGCGCCCTGA
- a CDS encoding DUF2271 domain-containing protein — protein sequence MTRSKILPALPLLAAGTATALAATPALAASVTVTVPQIKVAEYHRPYVAGWVEPVAGGDARTLFVWFDGKKRGAEPGTKWLADLRTWWRKGGRSLKLPADGISGATRAPGSYTVTIPANLPKGDYVLKVEAARETGGRELVSVPFTVGGKGGSVSGKTELGTVTVR from the coding sequence ATGACCCGATCCAAGATCCTGCCCGCGCTGCCGTTGCTGGCCGCCGGCACCGCAACCGCTCTTGCCGCCACGCCCGCGCTCGCCGCGTCGGTCACCGTCACCGTCCCGCAGATCAAGGTGGCCGAATACCACCGCCCCTACGTCGCAGGCTGGGTCGAGCCCGTCGCTGGCGGCGATGCCCGCACCCTCTTCGTGTGGTTCGACGGCAAGAAGCGCGGCGCGGAACCGGGCACCAAGTGGCTGGCGGACTTGCGCACCTGGTGGCGCAAGGGCGGCCGCTCGCTGAAGCTGCCCGCCGACGGCATCAGCGGCGCGACCCGCGCGCCCGGCAGCTACACCGTCACCATTCCCGCGAACCTGCCCAAGGGAGACTACGTCCTGAAGGTCGAGGCCGCGCGCGAGACCGGCGGGCGAGAACTGGTTTCCGTGCCGTTCACCGTCGGCGGCAAGGGTGGTTCCGTCTCGGGCAAGACCGAGCTGGGCACCGTCACCGTCCGCTGA
- a CDS encoding PepSY-associated TM helix domain-containing protein, whose product MEVADARDRHADDMRDAASNTANRATTVSSHLAKPKPAVKKKKNKKARAFWLKQLHTWHWVSAAISLVGMLLFAATGITLNHAASIGAEPSVTQSQGKLPTALLAKLPAPGDRTDPLPAEVAKAIAAAVPLDPSGRAADWTAEDEVYVAMPGPGRDAWVSIDRASGEVQAEVTDRGWISYLNDLHKGRNSGAAWSLFIDLFAVACLVFTITGLFLLQLHAKHRPMTWPMVGLSLLIPLLLALLFIH is encoded by the coding sequence TTGGAAGTTGCCGACGCCCGAGACCGCCACGCCGACGATATGCGTGACGCAGCGTCGAATACCGCCAATCGCGCGACCACGGTGTCTTCGCATCTCGCGAAACCGAAACCCGCGGTGAAAAAGAAGAAGAATAAGAAGGCCCGCGCCTTCTGGCTCAAGCAGCTGCACACCTGGCACTGGGTGAGCGCGGCGATTTCGCTGGTGGGCATGCTGCTGTTCGCGGCGACCGGCATCACGCTCAACCATGCCGCCTCGATCGGCGCCGAGCCTTCGGTGACGCAAAGCCAGGGCAAACTGCCGACGGCGCTGCTGGCGAAACTGCCTGCCCCCGGAGACCGCACCGATCCCCTGCCCGCCGAAGTGGCGAAGGCGATCGCGGCGGCGGTTCCGCTCGATCCTTCGGGCCGCGCGGCGGACTGGACCGCCGAGGACGAAGTCTACGTCGCCATGCCCGGCCCCGGCCGCGACGCCTGGGTCAGCATCGATCGCGCGTCAGGCGAGGTGCAGGCCGAAGTCACCGACCGGGGCTGGATCTCCTACCTCAACGACCTGCACAAGGGCCGCAACAGCGGCGCGGCGTGGTCCCTGTTCATCGACCTGTTCGCCGTGGCCTGTCTCGTGTTCACGATCACCGGCCTGTTCCTGCTCCAGCTTCACGCGAAGCACCGGCCGATGACCTGGCCGATGGTGGGCCTGAGCCTGCTGATCCCGCTGCTGCTGGCCCTCCTTTTCATCCACTGA
- a CDS encoding energy transducer TonB, protein MATVAAIAPDELAFAPVSAVAHEPLPHSASTGESLSATGADRSVYRPARANPVALLASAGMILGMAACLATLNMVASHKERAHLTTVDVQELDVTPPPPPEPTKLETPQAAVTQTVVPKPMIELPSPGPQQVMVDAPPPPAPPSMTSEGVKVSAPPSVAPPAATTLEGGDLSSKVLFAKPPTYPVDARRTHEQGTVKLLLLVGSDGTVKDIQVVSSSGSSRLDGAALRAVKHWRWSPMMSNGAATAVRGYVTIPFVLTNV, encoded by the coding sequence TTGGCGACAGTTGCCGCGATCGCACCGGACGAACTCGCGTTCGCACCGGTTTCGGCCGTTGCGCATGAGCCGTTGCCCCATTCGGCTTCGACTGGCGAATCACTTTCCGCGACTGGCGCGGACCGCTCGGTCTATCGTCCGGCAAGGGCGAACCCGGTCGCTCTGCTGGCGTCGGCGGGAATGATCCTGGGCATGGCTGCGTGTCTGGCGACGCTCAATATGGTGGCGTCGCACAAGGAAAGGGCGCATCTCACCACCGTCGACGTGCAGGAACTGGACGTCACGCCTCCACCGCCGCCCGAGCCGACGAAGCTGGAGACGCCGCAGGCCGCCGTCACCCAGACGGTCGTACCCAAGCCGATGATCGAACTGCCGAGCCCCGGGCCGCAGCAGGTCATGGTGGACGCGCCGCCGCCGCCCGCTCCGCCCAGCATGACCAGCGAAGGCGTCAAGGTAAGCGCGCCGCCCTCGGTGGCGCCGCCAGCCGCGACGACGCTGGAAGGCGGCGACCTTTCGAGCAAGGTGCTGTTCGCCAAGCCGCCGACTTACCCGGTCGATGCGCGGCGCACGCATGAGCAGGGCACGGTGAAGCTACTGCTGCTGGTCGGCAGCGACGGGACCGTGAAGGATATCCAGGTCGTATCGAGCAGCGGCAGTTCCCGGCTCGACGGAGCGGCGCTGCGCGCAGTGAAGCACTGGCGCTGGTCGCCGATGATGAGCAACGGTGCGGCGACTGCGGTGCGGGGCTACGTCACGATCCCGTTCGTGCTCACCAACGTCTGA
- a CDS encoding response regulator, whose protein sequence is MPDETPRFDGMRVLVAEDEFLVSMLLEEMLTDLGCEVVGPFATLSAALETACAGEYDVAVIDLNLAGEKADPIIAELASREVPVAIASGGFEPDLEHRPTVRLDKPYSATQLEQAMATLHAALQGSD, encoded by the coding sequence ATGCCTGACGAGACGCCTCGATTCGACGGAATGCGGGTTTTGGTTGCCGAGGACGAGTTTCTCGTATCGATGCTGCTCGAGGAAATGCTGACGGACCTCGGCTGCGAGGTCGTCGGACCTTTCGCGACCCTCTCCGCCGCGCTCGAAACCGCCTGCGCCGGCGAATACGATGTTGCCGTGATAGACCTCAATCTTGCGGGCGAGAAAGCAGACCCGATCATCGCCGAACTCGCATCCCGCGAGGTGCCGGTCGCCATCGCCAGCGGCGGTTTCGAGCCCGACCTTGAGCATCGCCCCACGGTGCGGCTGGACAAACCCTACAGCGCTACCCAGCTGGAGCAGGCGATGGCGACCCTGCACGCCGCGCTGCAGGGAAGCGACTGA